From one Leishmania panamensis strain MHOM/PA/94/PSC-1 chromosome 9 sequence genomic stretch:
- a CDS encoding hypothetical protein (TriTrypDB/GeneDB-style sysID: LpmP.09.1000): protein MNDIKLPEEWETLCSTDHAEVIHDCINGIFRRLLANLLLDFNNPKFRHVKKNNKALRHLAQSLPDRFVEFLFSSIGFVQQDDTFIFEGSPDSLMHGDAVFSHIEHCIDKNKMQAVECDLHRLRHLAVKKVTNNPMSIDMVPTRVRLAKEPTLPEKEKVKLQAQCSGTQEDMAEEQIVKEAVRKTLLNTGRVRNSFFEARDFSARIMQHGRVYACTEKCPDHCIEAHWHLLTGRNILYSYIAHLSADGSQLLHLGPEHGYQYNSLPGAANFGKMIRFSEKLVDENGRLVYIKTDDKPVKTCIYCGRVFAQLLL, encoded by the coding sequence ATGAATGACATCAAGCTACCGGAGGAGTGGGAGACGCTCTGCAGCACTGATCATGCTGAGGTAATCCACGACTGTATCAATGGTATTTTTCGGCGACTTTTGGCCAACTTGCTCTTGGACTTTAACAATCCCAAGTTCCGTCACGTAAAGAAAAATAACAAAGCTCTTCGCCACCTCGCACAGTCACTACCAGATCGCTTCGTTGAATTTCTCTTCTCGAGCATTGGTTTCGTCCAGCAAGACGATACTTTTATCTTTGAGGGTTCACCAGATTCGCTCATGCATGGCGACGCAGTTTTTTCGCACATCGAGCACTGCATCGACAAGAACAAGATGCAGGCTGTCGAATGTGACCTCCATCGTCTGAGACATTTAGCGGTCAAAAAGGTCACAAATAATCCAATGTCAATAGACATGGTGCCCACTCGTGTACGACTTGCAAAAGAGCCAACTCTCCctgagaaagaaaaggtgaaGCTCCAAGCTCAATGTAGCGGCACTCAGGAAGATATGGCGGAAGAACAAATAGTCAAGGAAGCTGTGCGCAAGACGCTACTCAATACCGGACGTGTGAGAAACAGCTTTTTTGAGGCACGTGACTTCAGTGCCCGTATCATGCAACACGGCCGCGTCTACGCCTGCACAGAAAAGTGCCCGGATCACTGCATCGAGGCACATTGGCATCTTTTGACTGGGAGGAATATCCTATATTCCTATATTGCCCACCTTTCTGCTGATGGCTCGCAACTCCTGCACCTAGGCCCCGAGCACGGATACCAATACAACAGCCTTCCTGGAGCAGCAAACTTTGGCAAGATGATCCGCTTCAGCGAGAAGCTAGTTGACGAAAATGGAAGGCTAGTGTACATCAAAACTGATGACAAGCCCGTCAAAACGTGCATCTACTGTGGTCGCGTGTTTGCCCAACTCCTACTGTAG
- a CDS encoding E2 ubiquitin ligase-like protein (TriTrypDB/GeneDB-style sysID: LpmP.09.1010), whose protein sequence is MNDDVVRFFSNASHYRPEVLRRIVMEIDNVCSSLCFSRKITTWGNTEQPKICLYGGLSVGFPMIPRADASVESGVASEPVIQSLVIPIQIWISHQFPIEPPFIYLACARISGNSRIPGSVNASVLKIVNNHPNVDFTGLCFCKELAEWRPSTSSLCFMVKRLGRALEKSGRCPIYIDQEICGNSLTIDGNNSGSDKKNIIDNMLPNSCLVCYRKKDTVLVPCGHFCACMSCAANLTECPVCRSKIMVRQRVFE, encoded by the coding sequence ATGAACGATGATGTGGTTCGTTTTTTCAGTAACGCCAGTCATTACAGGCCTGAGGTCCTCCGCCGCATTGTGATGGAGATTGACAACGTCTGCAGCTCACTTTGCTTTTCTCGAAAGATCACTACATGGGGCAACACTGAGCAACCCAAGATTTGCCTCTACGGAGGACTTTCTGTTGGCTTTCCAATGATACCGAGGGCTGATGCTAGTGTAGAGAGCGGCGTTGCTAGTGAGCCAGTCATTCAGTCCCTCGTTATCCCTATCCAAATTTGGATATCGCATCAGTTCCCCATCGAACCGCCTTTCATTTACCTCGCCTGCGCCCGCATTAGTGGGAACTCACGCATTCCGGGCTCCGTAAATGCATCGGTACTGAAAATTGTAAACAATCATCCCAACGTGGATTTTACAGGCCTGTGCTTCTGCAAGGAGCTAGCCGAGTGGAGGCCGTCCACTTCATCTCTGTGCTTCATGGTGAAACGCCTAGGACGAGCGCTGGAGAAAAGTGGCCGCTGCCCAATTTATATTGATCAAGAAATTTGCGGGAACTCACTGACTATTGACGGTAACAACAGTGGATCTGACAAGAAGAATATCATAGATAACATGCTGCCAAATTCGTGCCTCGTTTGCTATCGAAAAAAAGACACAGTTCTAGTGCCATGCGGGCATTTTTGCGCGTGTATGTCCTGCGCAGCAAATTTGACAGAGTGTCCAGTTTGCCGCTCAAAGATCATGGTTCGTCAAAGAGTGTTTGAATGA
- a CDS encoding hypothetical protein (TriTrypDB/GeneDB-style sysID: LpmP.09.1020) translates to MPSNKVLAATGAVLASAAFIGTIVVMRSHKKGTEDDDDAFSAPVSSVSQSKKQIFSAPKAVSRPTEASTSEVPLSQKPKTALPAQPVTAKKDASAPAVVNMLTVSDPAALLLDEALDELKPAIPDAIGEGTKVVSKPATANVATVDSSDRKVFQHLGISMKVLEGWEVREELSPIPNVAMVTVWNPEFEHFPNAEMPGAVPVIILSVEDIRGENLNLTEFKDRSKDLSMQQMLMMTGGVVQPAVRKDSTVQEGSFRHILEYSQSMPPFFDLSVINLLEVRNGVAYVFQIMCNPKIMNQYRQIFMQLARDIVVTPMDSSSLGFFRVHTGKVSMDIDTTWSWEYPAPGDEATLYLAKFQLVSTVKKEEITLYEVNKVPTTAHKQRKEKAIDGVTICSAFDGTQEKKTFTYNNYCLVVNPQQKAISYLSEAALVRAVKSVAPSTKAPKPKCGAAFITTEYGYTFDAIGSSRVVSTKLGNGTVVYAPQGIPSDPSKAASPEETGPTVTIRIGKPETDTDCMGSIEEWATRIQEEAANGTITKIQVVRLKEQDCLTFLSKEMQEVSPKEKVEVVGKVFIFVRNGTTTLVRWESATGTWRKYERDMDAFLESFQFLEESA, encoded by the coding sequence ATGCCGTCAAACAAGGTGCTTGCCGCTACTGGCGCTGTGCTTGCGTCAGCTGCCTTCATTGGCACTATTGTCGTCATGCGCTCTCACAAAAAGGGCactgaggacgacgacgacgccttCTCCGCACCAGTGAGTAGTGTTTCGCAGTCAAAGAAGCAGATTTTTTCAGCACCTAAAGCTGTTTCTCGACCTACCGAGGCTTCCACCTCGGAGGTGCCTTTGTCACAGAAGCCGAAGACAGCGCTACCAGCGCAGCCCGTTACCGCGAAGAAGGATGCTTCAGCGCCGGCTGTGGTCAATATGCTTACAGTATCTGACCCAGCGGCGTTGCTTCTTGATGAAGCTTTGGATGAGCTGAAGCCAGCGATACCAGACGCTATTGGAGAGGGGACTAAGGTGGTCAGCAAACCGGCGACCGCCAATGTGGCGACTGTGGATAGCTCTGATCGCAAGGTTTTCCAGCACCTCGGTATTTCGATGAAAGTGCTGGAGGGCTGGGAGGTGCGAGAGGAGCTATCACCGATTCCGAATGTGGCGATGGTCACGGTGTGGAACCCAGAATTCGAGCATTTCCCGAACGCTGAAATGCCTGGCGCCGTGCCGGTGATTATTCTCTCCGTAGAGGATATTCGTGGCGAGAACTTAAACCTCACCGAGTTCAAGGACCGCTCAAAGGACCTATCGATGCAGCAGATGCTTATGATGACGGGTGGCGTTGTGCAGCCGGCCGTGCGCAAGGATAGCACCGTGCAAGAGGGTTCGTTTCGCCACATTCTCGAATACTCTCAGAGCATGCCCCCGTTTTTCGACCTATCCGTTATCAATTTGTTGGAGGTGCGCAACGGTGTCGCCTACGTGTTTCAGATCATGTGCAACCCGAAAATTATGAATCAGTACCGCCAGATCTTCATGCAACTAGCGCGCGATATCGTGGTTACCCCAATGGACTCCAGCTCCCTGGGCTTCTTTCGTGTGCACACTGGTAAGGTCTCCATGGACATCGATACCACCTGGAGCTGGGAGTACCCGGCTCCCGGCGATGAGGCAACACTCTACCTTGCCAAGTTTCAGCTCGTGTCCACcgtgaagaaggaggagattACATTGTACGAGGTGAACAAGGTCCCGACGACAGCGCACAAGCAGCGCAAAGAGAAAGCGATAGACGGTGTCACGATTTGCTCAGCCTTTGATGGTACacaggagaagaaaacatTCACCTACAACAACTACTGCCTCGTTGTGAACCCGCAACAGAAGGCCATCTCGTACCTCTCCGAGGCAGCTCTGGTGCGCGCCGTGAAGAGTGTGGCGCCATCGACGAAAGCGCCGAAGCCGAAGTGCGGTGCAGCCTTTATCACGACAGAGTACGGCTACACCTTCGATGCTATCGGCTCTAGCCGTGTCGTCTCAACGAAGTTGGGCAACGGCACTGTTGTGTACGCGCCACAAGGCATTCCGTCAGACCCGTCCAAGGCCGCGTCGCCCGAGGAGACCGGACCGACTGTCACCATCCGCATTGGCAAGCCGGAGACGGACACTGACTGCATGGGTAGCATTGAGGAGTGGGCCACCCGCATTCAGGAGGAGGCCGCGAACGGCACCATCACGAAGATCCAGGTCGTGCGGCTGAAGGAACAGGACTGCCTCACCTTCCTGTCCAAGGAGATGCAGGAGGTGTCGCCAAAGGAAAAGGTGGAGGTAGTCGGCAAGGTTTTCATTTTTGTCCGCAATGGCACGACAACGCTTGTACGCTGGGAGAGCGCGACGGGTACATGGCGTAAGTACGAGCGTGACATGGACGCATTCCTCGAGTCCTTCCAATTCCTTGAGGAGTCGGCGTAG